Proteins co-encoded in one Thamnophis elegans isolate rThaEle1 chromosome 1, rThaEle1.pri, whole genome shotgun sequence genomic window:
- the CHAC1 gene encoding glutathione-specific gamma-glutamylcyclotransferase 1, with product MKGDPHPRHLSSGTEHPSRLQKDEEEEEEEPSGTEEGSPKSPLWVFGYGSLVWRPDFEFTSRKVGCIRGYSRRFWQGDTFHRGNEKMPGRVVTLQEDYNGCTWGVGYELHGLQIAAVLKYLNMREAVLGGYDTKLVKFYPQEGEADEPVLALVYIATPQNPSYLGPASEEDIAAQIIVSSGRAGHNIEYLLRLADFMRYCCPQVEDEHLFSIEEALISILPCIYPAEEPLVQQ from the exons ATGAAGGGGGATCCACATCCTCGGCATCTCTCCAGCGGAACGGAGCATCCCTCCAGGCTTCagaaggacgaggaggaggaagaggaggagccctCTGGTACAGAGGAAGGGTCGCCCAAGTCCCCACTCTGGGTCTTCGGTTACGGTTCGCTGGTTTGGAGACCCGATTTCGAATTCACTTCCCGCAAAGTGGGCTGTATCCGGGGCTACAGCCGCCGCTTCTGGCAAGGAGACACTTTCCACCGGGGTAACGAAAAAATG CCTGGAAGAGTGGTTACCCTTCAGGAAGATTATAAT GGGTGCACGTGGGGTGTTGGCTATGAACTTCACGGGCTTCAAATTGCTGCTGTCCTTAAATATCTGAACATGCGGGAAGCCGTGCTTGGAGGCTACGACACCAAGCTGGTGAAGTTTTATCCCCAGGAAGGAGAGGCAGATGAACCTGTTCTAGCTCTTGTTTATATTGCAACCCCCCAGAATCCCTCCTATCTGGGGCCAGCATCTGAAGAGGATATTGCAGCTCAAATCATCGTCTCCAGTGGGCGGGCCGGCCACAACATTGAGTATCTTCTGCGCCTGGCAGACTTCATGCGCTACTGTTGCCCTCAAGTAGAAGATGAACATTTGTTCTCGATTGAGGAAGCTCTGATCTCTATCCTGCCCTGTATATATCCTGCTGAGGAGCCCTTGGTACAACAATGA